A genomic region of Streptomyces sp. R33 contains the following coding sequences:
- a CDS encoding SCO0930 family lipoprotein — MGIKRGTTLAAVAVVVALTATACGGDDTKAGAAKPAGAASQAPASGAGDYGSDYGAGSAAGAGTASESGAKAAGQLAIAQNEQLGPVLADSAGFTLYRFDKDTAKPPKSNCEGDCAKTWPVVAAGDATAAAGMDPALLGEVVRADGSKQLTVAGWPVYRYSKDTKAGETNGQGVGGTWFAFAPDGKKAAKAAAAPAAPAGAGQASGALTVAKDPKLGDHIVDGNGMTVYRFKKDTAWPMASNCTGDCVAKWPVVAPVDKANAKGIVEKGYSVLDRPDGMKQQAIDCWPVYTFTGDKKPGDINGQGVGGTWYAVSPDGKLITTS, encoded by the coding sequence ATGGGCATCAAGCGCGGAACCACCCTGGCGGCCGTGGCAGTTGTCGTCGCCCTGACGGCGACGGCCTGCGGCGGGGACGACACCAAGGCCGGCGCCGCGAAGCCGGCCGGCGCCGCATCCCAGGCTCCCGCTTCCGGAGCCGGCGACTACGGCTCCGACTACGGCGCGGGATCCGCCGCAGGTGCGGGGACCGCCTCCGAATCGGGCGCCAAGGCCGCGGGCCAGCTGGCGATCGCCCAGAACGAGCAGCTCGGCCCGGTCCTCGCCGACAGCGCCGGCTTCACCCTCTACCGCTTCGACAAGGACACCGCCAAGCCGCCGAAGTCCAACTGCGAAGGGGACTGCGCGAAGACCTGGCCGGTGGTCGCGGCCGGCGACGCCACCGCCGCCGCGGGCATGGACCCGGCGCTGCTCGGCGAGGTCGTCCGCGCGGACGGCAGCAAGCAGCTGACGGTGGCCGGCTGGCCCGTGTACCGCTACAGCAAGGACACCAAGGCGGGTGAGACCAACGGGCAGGGCGTCGGCGGGACCTGGTTCGCCTTCGCCCCCGACGGCAAGAAGGCCGCGAAGGCCGCCGCCGCCCCCGCCGCCCCCGCCGGTGCGGGCCAGGCCTCGGGCGCACTGACCGTGGCCAAGGACCCCAAGCTCGGCGACCACATCGTCGACGGCAACGGGATGACGGTCTACCGCTTCAAGAAGGACACCGCCTGGCCGATGGCCTCCAACTGCACGGGCGACTGCGTGGCCAAGTGGCCGGTGGTGGCCCCGGTGGACAAGGCGAACGCCAAGGGCATCGTGGAGAAGGGCTACTCCGTCCTGGACCGCCCCGACGGCATGAAGCAGCAGGCGATCGACTGCTGGCCCGTCTACACCTTCACGGGTGACAAGAAGCCCGGTGACATCAACGGCCAGGGCGTCGGCGGCACCTGGTACGCGGTCTCCCCCGACGGCAAGCTGATCACCACGTCCTGA
- a CDS encoding AAA family ATPase, with protein sequence MRVGRERLREELRDWVRGGARGSGGHLIVEGEPGAGRTALVREALAEAAALGSRVRYGAADAFTAELPLRAALDCLHPEGPGRAAVVALLREAREAAQPGGAWLAAMDLLVSGVEEWCARGPLLLVLDDLHWADPASLLLWQRLARAVDRLPLLLAATRRPLPRRPEVEQLCAEMGAGPRGRAVRLEPLTGAESAELLRAVLGAAPGPRLREAAGQAGGNPRLLRDLIAQWSRSIEITGGSRADGSGDGGIDTAEAHAVAVAELTLTEAELPDPPASLPRGIGYLSRPAYTTLRHAALLGPAFTPRELALVQARPAREVLAELEEPLLAGLLEDTGERLRFRQPALRRALYAELPRAARSALHQDAARALAEAGHDPERTAEQLLAGGALDRWAVHWLADSAQSLIAAAPGAAAELLERAVAQADCGDRDALEGSLADAALMLRRPESVELLATLHGRATDPGHRAALAFKLVSALMIQGDMARSLAVTEDALAEQVASPTLRLRLEACRVLALADLHCPAQAHTLAVPVVAEAARLGDPLCGAEAHHAMAFALFHLGRGRESLRHVAEGIACARRSPEANDMRLLLLANQAEAHLRFDEPETVAAALREARELALATRSAGRLVVTEARLAEFHYRLGDWDAALAGVARADGLPVSDGWLPVVVHGLRALVLGHRDEREAAQAELALLAPDAFAAPAARRYSGHVLLARALLAERAGRPADAVRELLPALADSPDEAGAYERPWVLSEIVRVALDSGDTATARAAVAACGRAAAALAEYPGPALALLRCRGLFAQDPQLLAQALERAERAGWPLVLGHAWEDLAVARAWHGDLAAARSALTRAAAAYEDLGARWDTARADARLRSLGVRRGSRSARRRPSNGWEALTPAELKVALLVAQGRSNPEIAGALFLSTRTVQTHVSHILAKLQVRSRAGVAAQAAARRTGPEPVRGPGP encoded by the coding sequence GTGCGGGTCGGGCGTGAACGACTGCGGGAAGAGTTACGGGACTGGGTGCGCGGCGGTGCGCGCGGCAGCGGGGGGCACCTGATCGTGGAGGGCGAGCCCGGCGCGGGCCGGACCGCCCTGGTGCGCGAGGCGCTGGCCGAGGCGGCCGCGCTGGGCAGCCGGGTGCGCTACGGGGCCGCCGACGCCTTCACGGCGGAGCTGCCGCTGCGGGCCGCTCTGGACTGCCTGCATCCCGAGGGCCCCGGCCGGGCGGCCGTGGTCGCGCTGCTCCGCGAGGCCCGGGAGGCGGCGCAGCCCGGCGGGGCGTGGCTTGCGGCCATGGACCTGCTGGTGTCCGGGGTCGAGGAGTGGTGCGCGCGGGGCCCGCTGCTGCTGGTGCTGGACGACCTGCACTGGGCGGACCCGGCCAGCCTGCTGCTGTGGCAGCGCCTGGCCCGGGCGGTGGACCGGCTGCCGCTGCTGCTGGCGGCGACCCGAAGACCGCTGCCCCGGCGGCCCGAGGTGGAGCAGCTGTGCGCCGAGATGGGCGCGGGCCCACGCGGGCGGGCCGTCCGGCTGGAGCCGCTGACCGGGGCGGAGTCGGCCGAGCTGCTCCGCGCCGTGCTGGGGGCGGCGCCCGGGCCGCGGTTGCGGGAGGCCGCCGGGCAGGCGGGCGGCAATCCCCGGCTGCTGCGGGACCTGATCGCGCAGTGGTCCCGGTCCATCGAGATCACCGGCGGGTCCCGGGCCGACGGCAGCGGCGACGGCGGGATCGACACCGCGGAGGCCCACGCCGTCGCCGTCGCGGAACTGACCCTGACCGAGGCGGAGTTGCCTGATCCGCCCGCCTCCCTCCCGCGGGGCATCGGCTACCTCTCCCGCCCCGCGTACACCACCCTGCGGCATGCGGCGCTGCTCGGCCCGGCCTTCACCCCGCGCGAACTGGCCCTCGTACAGGCCAGACCTGCGCGCGAGGTACTGGCCGAGCTGGAGGAGCCGCTCCTCGCCGGGCTGCTGGAGGACACCGGCGAGCGACTGCGCTTCCGCCAGCCCGCGCTGCGCCGGGCCCTGTACGCGGAGCTCCCCCGGGCCGCCCGGTCCGCCCTGCACCAGGACGCGGCCCGGGCCCTGGCCGAGGCGGGGCACGATCCGGAGCGGACCGCCGAACAGCTGCTGGCCGGCGGGGCGTTGGACCGCTGGGCGGTGCACTGGCTGGCCGACTCGGCGCAGTCCCTGATCGCGGCGGCGCCCGGAGCGGCCGCCGAACTGCTGGAGCGGGCCGTCGCGCAGGCCGACTGCGGGGACCGGGACGCCCTGGAGGGGAGCCTCGCGGACGCCGCCCTGATGCTGCGCCGCCCCGAATCGGTGGAGCTCCTGGCCACCCTGCACGGGCGGGCCACGGACCCCGGACACCGGGCGGCCCTGGCCTTCAAGCTGGTGTCGGCGCTGATGATCCAGGGGGACATGGCCCGTTCGCTGGCCGTCACCGAGGACGCGCTGGCGGAGCAGGTCGCCTCCCCCACGCTCCGGCTGCGGCTGGAGGCCTGCCGGGTGCTGGCCCTGGCCGATCTGCACTGCCCGGCGCAGGCCCACACGCTGGCCGTGCCGGTGGTGGCGGAGGCGGCCCGGCTGGGCGATCCGCTGTGCGGGGCGGAGGCCCACCACGCGATGGCCTTCGCCCTGTTCCACCTGGGCCGCGGCCGGGAGTCGCTGCGGCACGTCGCCGAGGGGATCGCCTGCGCCCGGCGCAGCCCGGAGGCCAACGACATGCGGCTGCTGCTGCTCGCCAACCAGGCGGAGGCGCACCTGCGGTTCGACGAGCCGGAGACCGTCGCGGCGGCGCTGCGGGAGGCCCGGGAGCTGGCGCTCGCCACCCGCTCGGCGGGACGGCTGGTGGTCACCGAGGCGCGGCTCGCGGAGTTCCACTACCGGCTCGGGGACTGGGACGCGGCGCTCGCCGGGGTGGCCCGCGCGGACGGGCTGCCGGTCTCGGACGGCTGGCTGCCGGTGGTGGTGCACGGGCTGCGGGCCCTCGTACTCGGCCACCGGGACGAGCGCGAGGCGGCGCAGGCCGAGCTCGCGCTGCTCGCGCCGGACGCGTTCGCGGCCCCGGCGGCCCGCCGCTACAGCGGGCACGTGCTCCTGGCCCGGGCCCTGCTGGCGGAGCGGGCGGGCCGCCCGGCGGACGCGGTGCGCGAGCTGCTGCCGGCGCTGGCGGACAGCCCGGACGAGGCGGGGGCGTACGAGCGCCCCTGGGTGCTGTCGGAGATCGTCCGCGTGGCCCTGGACAGCGGGGACACCGCGACGGCCCGGGCGGCGGTGGCGGCCTGCGGGCGGGCGGCGGCGGCGCTGGCGGAGTACCCGGGCCCGGCGCTGGCGCTGCTGCGCTGCCGGGGGCTGTTCGCGCAGGACCCGCAGCTGCTGGCGCAGGCTCTGGAGCGGGCGGAGCGCGCCGGCTGGCCGCTGGTGCTGGGCCATGCGTGGGAGGACCTCGCGGTGGCCCGGGCCTGGCACGGCGACCTGGCGGCGGCCCGGTCGGCACTGACGCGCGCGGCGGCCGCGTACGAGGACCTGGGCGCCCGGTGGGACACCGCCCGGGCCGACGCCCGGCTGCGGAGCCTGGGTGTCCGGCGCGGCAGCCGCTCGGCGCGGCGGCGGCCGTCCAACGGGTGGGAGGCGCTGACACCCGCGGAACTGAAGGTGGCCCTGCTCGTCGCACAGGGCCGGTCGAACCCGGAGATCGCGGGCGCCCTCTTCCTGTCCACGCGGACGGTCCAGACGCACGTGTCGCACATCCTGGCGAAGCTGCAGGTCCGCTCACGGGCGGGGGTGGCCGCTCAGGCGGCGGCGCGGCGCACGGGCCCGGAGCCGGTACGGGGGCCGGGACCGTAG
- a CDS encoding sensor histidine kinase encodes MTGAVLAVLAAAGAALLLGLGWAAGRWHARRGERATGLDLGTPVERATFHTLHTASLAAPPLRAGLTEDAARKAARRLRSLLGTEALCLTDRDAVLAWDGPGADHHQRRAMARVTVMLNSGRSQSVRTECTRPDCPLKWAVVAPLTGEDGMLGALVAYGSRESAVLVRAATEVARWVSVQLELSELDRSRTRLMEAEIKALRAQISPHFIFNSLAAIASFVRTDPERARDLLLEFADFTRYSFRRHGEFTTLAEELRSIEQYLALAGARFGDRLKVTLQVAPEVLPVALPFLCLQPLVENAVKHGLEDTTGECLITIAARDAGAEAVITIEDNGVGMDPALLRRILAGERSGSSSGIGLTNVDERIRQVYGDAYGPVIETGVGAGMKITLRVPKYRAGVHSSPPGEQLPRY; translated from the coding sequence GTGACCGGAGCGGTGCTCGCGGTTCTGGCGGCAGCGGGTGCGGCCCTGCTGCTCGGCCTGGGCTGGGCCGCCGGCCGGTGGCACGCCCGGCGCGGCGAACGGGCGACCGGCCTGGACCTCGGGACCCCGGTGGAGCGGGCCACCTTCCACACCCTGCACACCGCCTCGCTCGCCGCTCCCCCGCTGCGCGCGGGGCTCACCGAGGACGCCGCCCGCAAGGCCGCCAGACGGCTGCGCTCCCTGCTGGGCACCGAGGCCCTGTGCCTCACGGACCGGGATGCGGTCCTGGCCTGGGACGGCCCGGGCGCCGACCACCACCAGCGGCGGGCGATGGCCCGGGTCACCGTGATGCTGAACTCGGGGCGCAGCCAGAGCGTACGGACCGAGTGCACCCGCCCCGACTGCCCGCTCAAGTGGGCGGTGGTCGCCCCGCTCACCGGCGAGGACGGGATGCTGGGCGCGCTCGTCGCGTACGGTTCGCGCGAGTCGGCGGTGCTGGTGCGGGCCGCGACGGAGGTCGCCCGCTGGGTCTCCGTCCAGCTGGAGCTGTCCGAGCTGGACCGCTCGCGGACGCGACTGATGGAGGCGGAGATCAAGGCGCTGCGGGCGCAGATCTCCCCGCACTTCATCTTCAACTCCCTCGCCGCGATAGCCTCGTTCGTGCGCACCGATCCGGAGCGGGCCCGGGACCTGCTGCTGGAGTTCGCCGACTTCACGCGCTACTCCTTCCGGCGGCACGGCGAGTTCACCACCCTCGCCGAGGAGCTGCGCTCCATCGAGCAGTACCTGGCCCTGGCCGGGGCCCGGTTCGGGGACCGGCTGAAGGTGACCCTCCAGGTGGCGCCCGAGGTGCTGCCGGTGGCGCTGCCGTTCCTGTGCCTGCAGCCGCTGGTGGAGAACGCCGTCAAGCACGGGCTGGAGGACACCACCGGGGAGTGCCTGATCACGATCGCCGCCCGGGACGCGGGTGCGGAGGCCGTGATCACCATCGAGGACAACGGGGTCGGGATGGATCCGGCCCTGCTGCGCCGGATCCTGGCCGGGGAGCGCAGTGGCTCCTCGTCGGGCATCGGGCTGACGAACGTGGACGAGCGGATCCGGCAGGTGTACGGGGACGCGTACGGCCCGGTGATCGAGACGGGGGTCGGCGCGGGCATGAAGATCACCCTCCGGGTCCCCAAGTACCGTGCGGGCGTGCACAGTTCACCGCCGGGTGAGCAGCTCCCCCGCTACTGA
- a CDS encoding LytR/AlgR family response regulator transcription factor, giving the protein MLRVLAVDDEKPLLEELLYLLRSDPRVLSAEGASDATEALRRITRALETGPDGPDGIDVVFLDIHMAGLTGLDIARLLAGFAQPPLIVFVTAHEGFAVQAFDLKAVDYVLKPVRPERLAEAVRRACAQLGRAAALLPEPTEPAGPVVPVQRRPTPEVTVADRTADQIAVELGGVTRFVAIADIAYVEAQGDYARLHTDEGSHLVRIPLSTLEERWAARGFVRIHRRHLVALGRIDELRLDAGTTSVRVGSAELQVSRRHARQLRDLLMRQATG; this is encoded by the coding sequence ATGCTGCGCGTACTGGCCGTCGACGACGAGAAACCACTCCTCGAGGAACTGCTCTACCTGCTGCGCTCCGACCCCCGGGTGCTGAGCGCCGAGGGCGCCTCGGACGCCACCGAGGCCCTGCGGCGGATCACCCGGGCCCTGGAGACCGGCCCGGACGGGCCCGACGGCATCGACGTGGTCTTCCTCGACATCCACATGGCGGGGCTGACCGGCCTCGACATCGCCCGGCTGCTGGCCGGGTTCGCCCAGCCGCCGCTGATCGTGTTCGTCACCGCCCACGAGGGGTTCGCCGTACAGGCCTTCGACCTCAAGGCCGTGGACTACGTACTCAAGCCCGTCCGCCCGGAGCGGCTCGCCGAGGCCGTCCGGCGGGCCTGCGCCCAGCTCGGCCGGGCCGCCGCGCTGCTGCCCGAGCCAACGGAACCGGCCGGTCCGGTCGTGCCCGTCCAGCGCCGCCCCACCCCCGAGGTCACCGTCGCCGACCGCACCGCGGACCAGATCGCCGTCGAACTGGGCGGCGTCACCCGGTTCGTGGCGATCGCCGACATCGCGTACGTCGAAGCCCAGGGCGACTACGCCCGGCTGCACACCGACGAGGGCAGCCACCTGGTCCGCATCCCCCTCTCCACGCTGGAGGAGCGCTGGGCGGCCCGCGGGTTCGTCCGCATCCACCGCCGCCACCTGGTGGCGCTGGGCCGGATCGACGAGCTCCGGCTCGACGCCGGCACCACCAGCGTCCGCGTCGGATCGGCCGAGCTCCAGGTCAGCCGCCGCCACGCCCGGCAGCTGCGGGACCTGCTCATGCGCCAGGCGACCGGATAG
- a CDS encoding GDSL-type esterase/lipase family protein, which translates to MNAESTATHWLDPGPFLRGVAWLDKGRPVRADPADSMRLPWDTGERATLPIGVRLEFTAQAARAVEIRYRATVPGPTDALRDLAHGFALWDRHGVVREVWTEPAVEAVVRIELPGGPGPFTLHPPEGQSPLILGLRGIGGSVAPAPPAPRWVVHGDSITEGWWSTRPAHGWPAVAGRALGWDTVNLGYAGAARGELATAEQIAGLPADALTLAFGTNCWSRVPFSAPLLYETTRAFLDLVRQGHPRTPLLLVSPVLRPDAERTPNRLGATLGALRDAMERATRDRITAGDDRLALLQGRDLLGPEHLADGLHPNDTGHQVLGLAVVTALRRAGFDAG; encoded by the coding sequence GTGAACGCCGAGAGCACCGCCACGCACTGGCTGGACCCGGGGCCGTTCCTGCGCGGAGTCGCCTGGCTGGACAAGGGGCGTCCCGTACGGGCCGACCCGGCGGACAGCATGCGGCTGCCCTGGGACACCGGCGAGCGGGCCACTCTGCCGATAGGGGTGCGTCTGGAGTTCACGGCGCAGGCGGCCCGTGCGGTGGAGATCCGCTACCGGGCGACCGTGCCCGGCCCCACCGACGCGCTGCGCGACCTCGCGCACGGCTTCGCCCTGTGGGACCGCCACGGGGTGGTCCGGGAGGTGTGGACCGAACCGGCCGTGGAGGCCGTCGTACGCATCGAACTCCCGGGCGGGCCAGGCCCGTTCACCCTGCACCCGCCCGAGGGGCAGTCCCCGCTGATCCTCGGCCTGCGCGGGATCGGCGGCTCCGTGGCCCCGGCGCCGCCCGCACCGCGCTGGGTGGTGCACGGCGACTCGATCACCGAGGGCTGGTGGTCCACCCGGCCCGCCCACGGCTGGCCCGCCGTCGCCGGCCGGGCGCTCGGGTGGGACACCGTCAACCTCGGGTACGCGGGTGCCGCGCGCGGGGAGCTCGCCACCGCCGAGCAGATCGCCGGTCTCCCCGCCGACGCCCTCACCCTCGCCTTCGGCACCAACTGCTGGTCCCGCGTGCCGTTTTCGGCGCCACTGCTGTACGAGACCACCCGCGCGTTCCTCGACCTGGTCCGCCAGGGGCACCCCCGGACGCCGCTGCTGCTGGTCTCCCCCGTGCTGCGGCCCGACGCCGAACGCACCCCGAACCGGCTCGGCGCCACCCTGGGCGCCCTGCGCGATGCGATGGAGCGGGCCACCCGCGACCGGATCACCGCCGGGGACGACCGCCTGGCCCTGCTGCAGGGCCGTGACCTGCTCGGTCCTGAGCACCTGGCGGACGGGCTGCACCCCAACGACACCGGACACCAGGTCCTCGGCCTCGCTGTGGTCACGGCTCTGCGGCGGGCCGGGTTCGATGCCGGGTGA
- a CDS encoding amino acid transporter produces the protein MLETGQAPPLASEPRKPVNPLLRRKPVEQMVAEGGQGEGGTLRRSLTMWQLTMISIGATLGTGIFVVLGEAAPKAGPAVTISFIIAGLTALFSALSYAELAGSVPVSGSSYSYSYVTMGEFIAWVCGWCLVLEYAVSVSAVAVGWGQYLNELLDGTIGITLPEKLSAAPLGDGGFINLPSLVVVLLAMVFLMRGAKESARINTIMVVVKIVTLVLFIGIGVMGIKSGNYAPLAPLGVTGISAAASTLFFSYIGFDAASTAGEEAKNPKKDLPRAIMLSLGIVTVLYVLVAFVAVGAMPWQDFEGTEAALAQIMTDVTGHSVWGVVLAAGAVVAIASVVFAVLYGQTRILFAMSRDGLVPKVFAKVDEKSGAPRANVLIVSLFCGALAAFIPLGELANATSIGTLFAFALVNVAVVILRRTKPDMPRTFKVALFPVTPILGFIACAYMMYSLPVATWVAFGGWMAAGLVVYFLYGIRRSRLATEDVAAAEK, from the coding sequence GTGCTCGAAACCGGCCAGGCGCCACCGCTCGCCTCCGAGCCCCGCAAGCCTGTGAACCCGCTGCTGCGCCGCAAGCCGGTCGAGCAGATGGTCGCCGAGGGAGGCCAGGGCGAGGGCGGCACGCTGCGCCGCTCGCTCACCATGTGGCAGCTGACCATGATCAGCATCGGAGCCACCCTGGGCACCGGCATCTTCGTCGTCCTCGGCGAGGCGGCCCCCAAGGCCGGCCCGGCCGTGACGATCTCCTTCATCATCGCGGGCCTGACCGCGCTCTTCTCGGCCCTCTCCTACGCGGAGCTGGCCGGATCGGTGCCGGTCTCCGGCTCCTCTTACTCGTACTCGTACGTCACCATGGGCGAGTTCATCGCCTGGGTCTGCGGCTGGTGCCTGGTCCTGGAGTACGCCGTCTCGGTCTCCGCGGTCGCCGTCGGCTGGGGCCAGTACCTCAACGAGCTCCTCGACGGGACCATAGGCATCACCCTCCCGGAGAAGCTCTCCGCCGCCCCGCTGGGCGACGGCGGCTTCATCAACCTGCCGTCGCTGGTCGTCGTCCTGCTCGCCATGGTCTTCCTGATGCGCGGTGCCAAGGAGAGCGCCCGCATCAACACGATCATGGTCGTCGTGAAGATCGTCACCCTGGTGCTCTTCATCGGCATCGGCGTCATGGGCATCAAGTCCGGCAACTACGCCCCGCTGGCCCCGCTCGGCGTCACCGGCATCAGCGCCGCCGCCTCCACGCTGTTCTTCTCGTACATCGGCTTCGACGCCGCCTCCACCGCCGGTGAGGAAGCCAAGAACCCGAAGAAGGACCTGCCCCGCGCGATCATGCTGTCGCTCGGCATCGTCACCGTCCTCTACGTCCTCGTCGCCTTCGTCGCCGTCGGCGCCATGCCGTGGCAGGACTTCGAGGGCACCGAGGCTGCGCTCGCCCAGATCATGACCGACGTCACGGGCCACAGCGTCTGGGGCGTCGTCCTCGCCGCCGGCGCCGTCGTCGCCATCGCCTCCGTCGTCTTCGCCGTCCTCTACGGCCAGACCCGCATCCTCTTCGCGATGTCCCGCGACGGCCTCGTGCCCAAGGTCTTCGCCAAGGTCGACGAGAAGAGCGGCGCCCCCCGCGCCAACGTGCTGATCGTCTCCCTCTTCTGCGGCGCCCTGGCGGCGTTCATCCCCCTGGGTGAGCTCGCCAACGCGACCAGCATCGGCACCCTCTTCGCCTTCGCCCTGGTCAACGTCGCCGTCGTCATCCTGCGCCGCACCAAGCCCGACATGCCGCGCACCTTCAAGGTGGCGCTGTTCCCGGTCACGCCGATCCTCGGCTTCATCGCCTGCGCCTACATGATGTACAGCCTGCCGGTCGCCACGTGGGTCGCGTTCGGTGGCTGGATGGCCGCCGGCCTCGTGGTCTACTTCCTGTACGGCATCCGCCGCTCCCGCCTGGCCACGGAAGACGTGGCCGCAGCAGAAAAGTGA
- a CDS encoding cation acetate symporter has protein sequence MNQTYALTAVTVVVLVTVLVGALGLRISRTTSDFYVASRTVGPRLNAAAISGEYLSAASFLGVAGLVLLQGPEMLWYPVGYTAGYLVLLALVAAPLRRSGAYTLPDFAEARLESQAVRRVAVLFVVGVGWLYLLPQLQGAGLTLEILTGAPHWVGGVVVAFVVTAAVAAGGMRSITFVQAFQYWLKLTALLVPAFFLLAAWAGDGAPRASFDAPAVFREHTAVTLAEDVRLSLDAPLTLKVTGQVDGRTYAAAPLTLQPGEHSVRARARLEFAPDTRVPQTRATSGPDASRWSQPLDGDRPALGLYATYGLVLATFLGTMGLPHVAVRFYTSPNGRDARRTTLVVLGLLGCFYLLPPVYGVLGRTYAPELALTGDADAAVLVLPERMLGGVLGDLLGALLAGGAFAAFLSTASGLTMAVAGVLHQDVLPARGVRTFRFAVLVAMLVPLAGSVALTDVPVADAVGLAFAVSASSFCPLLVLGIWWRGLTPPGAVAGLVTGGGAALGAVLATRAGLPPAGWVHTLLAWPAAWSVPLGFLTMVLVSLVTRSRVPAGTAATLARLHLPESVTGAGAGSGTRVGGAP, from the coding sequence GTGAACCAGACGTACGCGCTGACCGCGGTCACCGTCGTCGTCCTGGTCACGGTGCTGGTCGGCGCGCTGGGCCTGCGGATATCGCGGACCACCTCCGACTTCTACGTCGCCTCGCGGACGGTGGGGCCCCGGCTCAACGCGGCCGCGATCAGCGGGGAGTACCTCTCCGCGGCCTCCTTCCTGGGAGTGGCCGGGCTGGTGCTGCTCCAGGGGCCCGAGATGCTCTGGTACCCGGTCGGCTACACCGCCGGATACCTGGTGCTGCTCGCGCTGGTGGCGGCCCCGCTGCGGCGCTCTGGGGCGTACACGCTGCCCGACTTCGCCGAGGCCCGGCTGGAGTCGCAGGCGGTGCGCCGCGTCGCGGTGCTGTTCGTGGTCGGGGTGGGCTGGCTGTACCTGCTGCCGCAGCTGCAGGGCGCCGGGCTGACCCTGGAGATCCTGACCGGCGCCCCGCACTGGGTGGGCGGGGTGGTCGTCGCGTTCGTGGTGACCGCGGCCGTCGCGGCCGGCGGGATGCGGAGCATCACCTTCGTGCAGGCCTTCCAGTACTGGCTCAAGCTCACCGCGCTGCTGGTGCCCGCCTTCTTCCTGCTCGCCGCCTGGGCCGGGGACGGCGCGCCCCGGGCCTCGTTCGACGCCCCGGCGGTCTTCCGCGAGCACACCGCCGTCACGCTCGCCGAGGACGTCCGGCTGTCCCTGGACGCGCCGCTGACGCTGAAGGTCACCGGGCAGGTGGACGGGCGGACGTACGCGGCGGCCCCGCTGACGCTGCAACCCGGGGAGCACTCCGTACGGGCCCGCGCGCGGCTCGAGTTCGCCCCGGACACCCGGGTCCCGCAGACCCGGGCGACGTCCGGGCCGGACGCCTCCCGCTGGTCCCAGCCGCTGGACGGGGACCGGCCGGCACTCGGCCTGTACGCGACGTACGGGCTGGTGCTGGCCACCTTCCTCGGCACCATGGGCCTGCCCCACGTCGCCGTGCGCTTCTACACGAGCCCCAACGGCCGCGACGCGCGGCGCACCACGCTCGTGGTGCTCGGGCTGCTCGGCTGCTTCTACCTGCTGCCGCCGGTGTACGGGGTGCTCGGCCGCACGTACGCGCCGGAGCTCGCCCTCACCGGGGACGCGGACGCGGCGGTGCTGGTGCTGCCGGAGCGGATGCTGGGCGGGGTGCTCGGCGACCTGCTGGGGGCGCTGCTGGCCGGGGGCGCGTTCGCGGCGTTCCTGTCGACGGCTTCGGGGCTGACCATGGCGGTGGCCGGGGTGCTGCACCAGGACGTGCTGCCGGCCCGCGGGGTGCGGACGTTCCGGTTCGCGGTGCTGGTGGCGATGCTCGTACCGCTGGCCGGGAGCGTGGCGCTGACCGACGTGCCGGTGGCGGACGCGGTGGGGCTGGCCTTCGCGGTGTCGGCCTCGTCGTTCTGTCCGCTGCTGGTGCTGGGCATCTGGTGGCGCGGGCTGACCCCGCCTGGTGCGGTGGCGGGGCTGGTCACGGGCGGTGGGGCGGCGCTGGGCGCGGTGCTGGCGACGCGGGCGGGGCTGCCCCCGGCGGGCTGGGTGCACACGCTGCTGGCGTGGCCGGCGGCGTGGTCGGTACCGCTGGGGTTCCTGACGATGGTGCTCGTGTCGCTGGTCACCCGGTCGCGGGTACCGGCGGGAACGGCGGCGACCCTGGCCCGGCTGCACCTGCCGGAAAGCGTGACCGGGGCCGGTGCCGGATCCGGCACCCGCGTGGGCGGTGCTCCGTGA
- a CDS encoding Lrp/AsnC family transcriptional regulator, protein MRLNDLDERIVHALAEDARRSYADIGSEVGLSAPAVKRRVDRLRAEGAITGFTVRVDPAAMGWETEGFIEIYCRHNTSPDDIRRGLERYPEVVSASTVTGDADALVQIFASDMRHFERVLERIAGEPFVERTKSVLVLSPLLRRFTSGAPA, encoded by the coding sequence GTGCGACTGAACGATCTCGACGAACGCATCGTGCACGCCCTCGCCGAGGACGCCCGCCGCTCCTACGCGGACATCGGCTCCGAGGTCGGACTCTCGGCCCCGGCCGTGAAGCGACGCGTGGACCGGCTGCGGGCCGAGGGAGCCATCACCGGCTTCACCGTCCGCGTCGACCCCGCCGCCATGGGCTGGGAGACCGAGGGCTTCATCGAGATCTACTGTCGCCACAACACCTCGCCGGACGACATCCGGCGGGGGTTGGAGCGGTACCCGGAGGTGGTGTCCGCGTCGACCGTCACCGGCGACGCGGACGCCCTCGTCCAGATCTTCGCCTCCGACATGCGCCACTTCGAGCGGGTGCTCGAGCGCATCGCCGGCGAGCCCTTCGTGGAGCGCACCAAATCGGTGCTCGTCCTCTCCCCGCTGCTGCGCCGCTTCACCTCGGGCGCGCCTGCATAA